The sequence CGCGCTGGTTATGATTCTTTGTCGGAGCTAGCTTCAAGGATTGGCGTGCACCGCAACACGCTCCATCACTATCTATCCGGAACATCAGTATTTCCTGATTCCTTAAATAAACTCTTTTTTGCCTTGGCAGTCGAACCAGAAGACATTATTGCGAAGCCAAAAAAACAATACACTCTGGAACTAGTTGTTCCGATCGTTGATGCCATACTAAAAAAATATCCAGAGTGTTGCCTAGTGCTGTTTGGGTCACGCGCACGAGGTGGTGCAAAGCAATTTTCTGATTTTGATCTTGGTGTTTACTGTGAAAAAGGTTTGGCGCATGCAGACTATCGATGTTTAGTTGAGATTAAGGAGAAACTGTCTGAGGACCTGCCAATATTTATTGATTTGGTGAATTTAAACAAAGCCGACGACAATTTCCTGAAAAGTATTGGGCCGGGCATGAAATTTTTAGGTGGACGTTTAAGTGATTGGTTGAAACTCCAAAGGAAGTGTCGGAGTAAATAATTTGGTAATGAATAGATCGTGTAAATTACTCTTTTTTCATTGTCATCCTGAGCGAGTTTCAGGCGAATGTTAATGAGCATGATAACGAGTCGAATGGATCTCCAAAAAGCGTGGCTTTAGAGGTTCTAGTAATTGGAGACCACGCAACTCAGGATGTTCGCTTTTCTCACGTAAAATTTGCTCTGGACGACATTCATCAACGATCGCAATCTATCCGTGCACGATTATTTAGGCGTTGAAAATCAAGATTTCCTTGAAACAGTCGAAACTTTTTTATCGCGAAGCACTGAAGTTCTTGAAAAAGCTGAGCTAACTTTTTTAGAAATCCCAAGAGATGATTTAAGTTTGGCATTGTGCTATAGGTGACGCCTTGGCTTTACATAAGCTATTGTTTTCTTCAAATCTTTTTCTCTTCGAGTAGAAGCTCAAAACTATGCCCCGGGAAGTGTGCATGAACTCTCCACTTCCCGGGTGCATACCAAATTAAGGTTTTAGCTGCTCGGTTGGAGAGAAAATGAGTTCAGAACAATTGTTAACTTGGCTTCGAGGTCGTCAAGCGCCGATTTTAGAAACGCTTCGGCAACTCGTAGAACAAAACAGCGGCACCGACAACACAAAAGGTGTAACTGCTGTTCAACGTCTAATCAGTGAATTTTGTGAGACTCTTGGCATGCAGTCACGCATGGTTCGTTCTCCAACAGGAGCGAATCTGGGCCTGATCATTAGCACGCCGGCAGCAACGCGCGTGATCACTAACGGTGGCAAGGTGCCGTTGATTCTGGGACATGCCGACACGGTATATGGACCAGACGATCCGTTCCAATACATGAGAATAGATCCGGACGACTCGGACCGAGTAATCGGTCCCGGTGTTGCAGACATGAAAGGCGGCATTGTCGCTGCGCTTTATGCGCTTAATGCTTTGCATCAGATGGGTAGGTTAGCGGGCATGCCACTAATCTTTGCAGTGCATTCAGCTGAAGAAAAGCCGTCTCCCGAATCGGACCAATTCTTTGCAGAACTTGCAAAGCTGTGTGCGTTTGGACTTGTGATCGAGCCTTCGCTTGATGGGCAATACCAAATCGTCACGGCACGAAAGGGAATGCTCGTCGGTCGTTGCGTAGTCACTGGAAAGGAAGCTCATGCGGGAAATGACCATGCAAGTGGTGCAAACGCGATCGCTCAAATGGCGCAAGTTATTCCAGTAATTCATAGCCTAACAAACTATGACTCGGGAATTACTGCCAATGTTGGGCGTGTTAGCGGTGGCACTCAACTGAATGTCGTCCCATGCTCTGCCGAATTTCAATTTGAGATTCGCGTTGAGACAGCCGCAGCTTTGGATTCAATTGCCAAACGTATCCGCGCTATGAACTGTGCGCCTTCATCCGAATCTTTGCAGGTTGGACTTCCTTATGTGCGAATTCCGGGTTGCGGTGTCACGATTGAAATCACACAGCGGGTTGAGCCGCTGGAAGAAACAGATCCCTCACATGCACTTGCCAAGCAATATGCTGAAGCAGCTGAGCAGTTTGGGATTTCGCGATCAGTTGTGCCCATGGTTGGCGGCTTAAGTGACGCGAATCAGCTTGCAAAGTATGGAGTTCCTGCGATTGATCGTCTCGGTCCAATCGGGGGCAAGATGCATGTCTCTAAGGGTGAGTGGTTGGATGTGACAACACTTGTTCCAACTGCAGCTAACTTGGCGTGGTTTTTACTCAACATGCAGAGTCACTAGACGTAAGAGTCTTAGTTTTTGAGATGAGGGGTGAGCGTTACTGCTTATTCCTTGTCTCTAAACTTTTTTTATTTTTTGGTATGCACCTGTTGTTTTTGATTTAGGCTTGCACTTGAACTGATCCTTAATGTCCCGTCCTGAGTAGAGTCCACACCCTAATTGAATAAGGGGAAGGCAAAGTATAAGGATAAGGGGAAGTATAAGTTCAAGCCTAAGCCTAAAGCTCTCGGCTTGACCTCTACTTTACTCCCACTAGCCCAAGGCTACGATTGCAGGCAGCGGTTCGCCGCCTTCGAGCAATTTTAGAAATGCGCCACCGGCTGTGGAAACATAACTCATTTTATCGAAAGTATGTGATTGATGTAGGGCTAAATCCGTATCGCCGCCACCGACAACAGTTAGGGCTTTAAGTGGTGCCATGGTTAGCTCGGCCATAGTGCGGGCGATCGAGAAAGTTCCTTCTGAAAATTCTGGAATTTCGAATGCGCCCATGGGGCCATTCCAGAGAATAGTTTTTGCGTTACTGAGTTCTTTGGCGAAAAGTTCGCGACTTTTTGGGCCAATATCAAGAATCATCCAGTCTGGGCTGATTTCATTCAGACCGACGACTTTAGTCTCCGTGCCTGCCGCAAAAGCTTTGCCGATGATGGCATCGACGGGGAGCACTAATTCACAGCCGTGATTCTTAATTTCTTCGCAGTATTTCTTGACGTTT comes from bacterium and encodes:
- a CDS encoding nucleotidyltransferase domain-containing protein, yielding MDHQYYIIDSQKFNSALERAGYDSLSELASRIGVHRNTLHHYLSGTSVFPDSLNKLFFALAVEPEDIIAKPKKQYTLELVVPIVDAILKKYPECCLVLFGSRARGGAKQFSDFDLGVYCEKGLAHADYRCLVEIKEKLSEDLPIFIDLVNLNKADDNFLKSIGPGMKFLGGRLSDWLKLQRKCRSK
- a CDS encoding M20/M25/M40 family metallo-hydrolase, with the protein product MSSEQLLTWLRGRQAPILETLRQLVEQNSGTDNTKGVTAVQRLISEFCETLGMQSRMVRSPTGANLGLIISTPAATRVITNGGKVPLILGHADTVYGPDDPFQYMRIDPDDSDRVIGPGVADMKGGIVAALYALNALHQMGRLAGMPLIFAVHSAEEKPSPESDQFFAELAKLCAFGLVIEPSLDGQYQIVTARKGMLVGRCVVTGKEAHAGNDHASGANAIAQMAQVIPVIHSLTNYDSGITANVGRVSGGTQLNVVPCSAEFQFEIRVETAAALDSIAKRIRAMNCAPSSESLQVGLPYVRIPGCGVTIEITQRVEPLEETDPSHALAKQYAEAAEQFGISRSVVPMVGGLSDANQLAKYGVPAIDRLGPIGGKMHVSKGEWLDVTTLVPTAANLAWFLLNMQSH